The following nucleotide sequence is from Archocentrus centrarchus isolate MPI-CPG fArcCen1 chromosome 18, fArcCen1, whole genome shotgun sequence.
AGTCTTGGTCGCCCAACTGGTTGCGTGGGCCTTGCTTAACTGGCCAACGCCCAAGCTGGCATGGATATTTATTATGTCTTAAAATTTACATAGATTTCTATGGTCTCGCTTTTTCTAGGAATGGTATCGCCACCCCATATCCAACTCTCCTCCTTTCACATCCCAGGCTTGGGACCACGCAATGGCGGAGCTATTATTTACACTTACATGCAGTAAATATATTGATGTATAGTTTGAGCCACATTTGTGTAGTAATACATGCTTCCCTGTTACAGTGAAACAGAATGTGAATTGTGTTATAAGCTCTTTACATTGATTGGATAATGAGCGCAATGCCAAATACTCACCTTACGGAATATTTCAGTCTGATTTAActgtaaaattttcattttggggTGTTTGGTTGATTGGGAATTATTGTATGACTCATACTGCTACAATCTAAAATACATATTATTGAGGCATTAATACTTAATCCTCAGGATCAAAGATATGATTCATGGAACATTGGCCGAAATAACGCCCAGAACCTCGACCTGAACAGAAACTTCCCTGATCTGACGTCCATCGTTTACAACAGACGTAGACAAAAGGGCTACCGCACAGACCACGTGCCAATCCCAGACTATTACTGGTTTGGTAAGGTACAGTATGAATCCTTATCCATATATAGTGAATGATTTTATGGAACAATCAGCAGTACTGTTGCAGAATCTCTGTTCCACTTGGAAATGAACTGACCTAATCAGTTAAGACAATAAGAAGTGTTAATACCGAAATCCAGGTTGCACCAGAGACCTATGCTGTCATGAAGTGGATCCGCTCCATCCCATTTGTACTCTCTGCTAACTTCCATGATGGAGACTTGGTGGTGTCTTACCCGTATGATCTGTCCAAACACCCACTGGGACGTGACATGTTCTCCCCAACGCCAGATGATAAGGTAAAGGTTTTCTTTGGGAAACACAATTTGTAGAGTTGTTGCaataataaaaaccaaacattgaaacagaaaagatgaaagAGATAACTTTGCCTTAATTATGTTTAATGTAtaacagctacaacagctgctttTCTGTATGTTTAGAAAGATGCTGGGAAAGGGATAAGATGTTTGACTGTAATCAAAGAAATTCTGGTTATTTGATGTGTCTCTATAATCgcttaacatccaccaggtaCCCACTGAACCCCTTAGGGTTAGTTTCAAGAGTAAATTCAAAAGGCAAATAGACTTTCTTAAGTTTTTTGAAGatatttcacctctcatctctTGCCGCCTTTctattagtacctactcagtgtGGCTCAAATCGACTTGGTATggtttgtaggcatttctattaggtcctggtaccaggtactggGTACTTTTTtaggtaccaggtacttttatAACCtttatccattaaaacattgtactggggacttatgcatgatgatgatagtaaactggcattagctactGTTAGCTttcctctatctcatccatcgttgttttgtgttttgagtcATATCCAAATtacgtcaagagactactgctCCCATTACTATagcgactccacccacattcaTGTGGTACTCATtgtaatgaaacaaaacaagaccacGGTGAGTCGTGTTGACCCACGCTGAGTAggtacactcctgatcaaaatcttaagatcagctgaaaaaatcatgtttgagtgtaaatgcagttttcaaaaaattccctgctcaaaggTTTTTGTCTCTTGTACCAATTaattttagcattgtgaagctctacttagaaccttcttaagatccaatagtgcaaaatgcaaattcttgcaattttttaactgatcttaagattttgatcaggagtgtactAATGGGAACACGGCataagaggcttcttcagttctaaaaccaaaagatggagagtcccaggtattaaAACCCTAGTGGAGGTCATCCCCTTGGAGGTGGTTGTTTACACATTATTAATCATATGCATCATCACAtaagccaaggtgtgaaaaaaggcgtgggtcattatCATCAGGGGTTTTGGGTCAAACTACTGTGAGACTTTGCCTGTGAGGCTACTTCAgatcacctgaagtaaggtgtgagtgggggctgAGGTGCCTGGGAAGGGATCTTAAGGCTGCGttgtaggtggctgacagctggtgttgtaAGCCACCACCTATGTTCAATGACGGTGCACAGAGATGGCCTCGTTTACTCCTACTCAGAAgtcttcctggtccaaaatgagaacactggcatcctcaaaagagtgtcctttatcctttagatgcagatgtacagctgagctGTGTCCTGtcaaggtggctcttctatgttgtgtcaTGCCTTCGtggagtggctgtttggtttctccagtgtAGAGATCCGagcactcctcactgcactgcacagcagtgTGGAAGAGTCACATGGAGTGAGGAGTCGAGGCAATGGGCATTTAACAAAGTGAGACATCATCTAATCGGAGCCTCATGTTAGAGCAATGTCAATTAAATATGATACTTGGCATGACTGCatgaaaaattgttttgttatacACCAACTACGGCTGTATTTTATCATCTGATGTATAACAGTACTTGTGGCATATCTTATATTTATTGCCGCTTATATTTAAATTCACAATATGACCCAGTGAGACAAGAAATATTGTTTTTCAAATCAAACAAGCAAACTGTAAAGGGCAGAAAGTTTGATCACAACTCAGAAAGTTTGGTCACAGCACTTCCACAAAGGATACACCTGTGCattctttgtgcattttttggAATTATGACATCCTTCAGTCTGAGACAGATTTTTGGATTACAGGCAGGAGGGCAGAGCAGATGAGGAGGCACAGATTAGTGAAATGAGAAAAATCCATAGTCTGCTTGTGTTCCTGCTCAAGTTCCCATTCTGTTTTTTGGAGTTTGGTGTTCTTTTGGGTTATCATGCTATCTACCTCCAATGCCTTCTGTTATTTTGATGCcagtttattaattttatttctcttttattccATGCCTGTGCATCTCCGTGGTGTCCTGTATTTGGATCCGCTTGACAGCTTTTTCTATGCACAACATTAGGAAATGCactgttgtttatttttctctttctctttggtCATATTTAAAAACACTCTTCTACATGCTTTTGTATTCAAAGTTCAAGCAAATACaactataaatatatataaatcattTGTGAATGAGCTGGCTGCTGTGAGAGACAAGTCACAGTAAGGTGTAATATTAAAGAACATTTGCAGTGTACACCCATAAAACACTTCATGCAGTGACACGCCTGTTTACTGGTCTATGAGGCAAGATAGGAAGCAATGAATCACAACtaacaacagaaaacagatgGCAACCAAAATCAAGCAAAACATTGTTAAGATCagcaaactgatttttttccacCCTGGTGTTCTTTTCCAGATATTTTCAGTGATTGCCTTTCATAAAATCCTGTGAGCATGTGGTTTCAATCAGCATTGAGTGTGTCATctcaacaaaagaagaaaaacaattaaCCAATTTTTATTTGGCAGGTTTTCAAATTTCTTGCAAGAACTTATGCAGACGCCCATGAAACAATGTCCAATGAAAATGCACGCTGTGGTTCGTCTCGTACTCACAGCCAGAAAGGGATAACTAATGGAGCTCAGTGGTCCAACTTGGCAGGCGGtgagttggaaaaaaacaaatcctgAAAAGTCAAATAGATTTCTGACACTGGAAAGGTTTGTTGCCTGCTGAAACCACTAGGGGCTGCTGTAAGACCAGTTATGAAATGAACCTGAGAGTGTGTCTCACAAGGATTTCTGGGTAAAGcaggctttgttttttttggggctTTTTTTGTCTCTGATCAGGAATGCAAGACTTCAACTATCTTCACACCAACTGTTTTGAGGTGACTGTGAATGTGGGCTGTGATCGATTTCCCCCCGAAGAGGAACTGGCTTTTGCCTGGCATGAAAACCAAGAAGCTTTGATCGCATTTTTAGAGGCAGTAAGACTTTTAGCAgatctcttgtttttttgttggccTGGTATTTCAGTACATTGACGTATACTGAATGTCAGGTGTGATCTATGAAatgactgttttgtttgtttctcaggTCCATCGTGGTATCAAAGGCATTgtaaaagatgaagagggaaatGGTATAAAAGGTGCCAGGATATCTGTCAGGGGGATTCAGCATGACATTACAACAGGTAATAACTAGCACCTGCTAACAAAATACTCTATTTTCCAAAGATTCGTTTAGTTCCTTTTCTAAGATCTTTATGGTCAACATGAACTTTTTCAGTATTTCAGTCATTTAGTATCACACATATTATAAGATATTAGTTATAAAGGAATACACAGCTGGGCAAAAAGAggcatttagatttttttactCCAGTGTACAACTTTCTACAACACATTTCTCACAACAGAGCTTAATAACATCACTTGTATTGACAAGCTTCCAACATATAAATTCTTATAACtctaaaatcataataacaaCTTGCAAAGTTAAACATTCTGAAAGTTCTGGATGGAGCCCGAGCGATattaactatttgctgacataTTGGTATCGGCATTTATATTGGATacattaaaattgaaaaaatataGAAGAGATGGGGGAAACACCCATCAACCAtattatgagtgttgatgttgcataatTTGTTTGCCAGAGGGCACTCTACAACTTCCCTGTGTGGAACACCACAAatacaacaaccagctgattcGAGCACGGTCGGATAGTGTGAACGCGTAATCCACAActtgtgacaataaaacaaaactccAGCATCAAGTACCCAAAGGTAATAGGTAGCACTAGCACAAAACTTTAAATAATTGACTTGAGATAATTGACAACTCTCAACTGCTTTGCCGAATTATCTGAGTAGGGACTCAAATATCTAAAGATAAAAATGTTAGGAAAATCGGTTCATTTTTCCtgtgtttgaaagaaaaaaaatatcggCTGAGATATCTAATTTTTAAATCACTAAATATCGGTATTGGTATCTATCCTAAAATACAGGTTGTGTACCTGAAGACCAAACAAATATCTTATTTCAGCtgaagttatttaaaaatcattgtTGAATTAAGTAATATACTGCAAGTCTATATGTATCAAACATCTACTCCCGCAGTTTGCATGACAGGGTTTCCACATGTTGTGTAAGCAGATCTTGATATGTAACATGAGTAGAGTTTCTCTACAAATATATCCAGTCCAAACACTCAGTCTTTCCCTCCCTGCCCCAGCTGAAAATGGAGACTACTGGCGCCTCCTCACCCCTGGCATCCACATAGTCTCCGCCTCTGCAAAGGGCTACACCAGAGCCACGAAGAAAATCCACCTGCCCTCTCACATGAAGACTTCAGGCCGGGTGGACTTTGTGTTGCAGAAAGCCCCTCTAGACTCTGACACACAGGAAGAGGACCACACCCTCCCTTCCATGGGCACATACGACCAATTTGACCCTTACAACTTGTACCAGCGGTACATCCAGATGGCTGATTTGGACCACAACCGAGAGGCGAGAGCAGAGAAGCCCCGGTGGTGGAATTACTTTGCATTGCCTGGAATGCCTGCTCCCACCTGGCTGCTGAAGCAGTATTAGAGCTTTAATAAAATAAGCTAGAAATGAGTCTCTTTTTTATACATTATGCAAACAAACAGAGTTATCATGGATATGTTACTTTTTAACTGCTGCTACTCCTGCTTCACACTTTTACCTTCATGTGCTGGGTCTTGTCCAAAGACCAAACCTCCATTATAATGTAAGCACCTTGCAAGCTTTTGCCTGGACAATGACGTAACTTTAGCTAATGACCATCACAGAATAAACAACTGTTAAAGGATTTGATCTGCAGTTTTTTAGCAGTATTTCTATTGGTATATTTAGCCCTGACCCCTGCCATTTCGTCTTGCTTCGAAGACAGGGTTTCTGATGGCCACTGGGGGGCAAGCTAAACCAACATCTGGCTCAAACTGCCCCAAACAGTGGACTTTGGTTACTCCTTCACATAGTgtgcagttttttaaattaatgtaaatagaaatgtCATTAAGAGTTAATAGTTTTGTAGTCATTGCTGTCATTAGTGAGCCAAAGGAAGAATTTGGTCTATGATAGAATTTGTTATTTAACTGATTATAAAAGGAAATTAAGTAGGCTGTGTACAATTTACTCACTTTATATAAAACACAAGTGTCACTTGTCCAAGATTCTGAACGTGTCCTCATGTAGAGTGCTGTACAGTAGTTGTCAAatgttattaatttttaaagctAGTTAAAAGTCTTCAGTCATGATATTCTTACTGTATTACccctaaaatgcatttttaacttAAAACCCCTCCATGTGTGGCATACCGTGCCACAATGACTTGTATGTAGTTCCACCAAAGAGTGACTAACCTTCACTCCTGAATAGCTGTTAGACATTTGATGGAGTTAAATCATCTGCTTTTcctacagaaaataaaacaaacttctTGGAGGGATCCTGACCTTGTGTATAGTTTATTTACAACCGAATCTAGGGTAATCAGCATGCATGTCTGCCCTTCCTTACACCTAATTAAACCTAATTTATGATTGAGTCCATAAAGAGTGGCAGACAATAAAGTATATTATGCGTGCTTGTATACAAATGGTAAAGGAGGAATAAGCAAGAAGATGTGGAAGAGGGCTTCCATATGCTCAACAGATACTTAattaacattaacaagaaaaatgaagataaagaaagaaatttgTCATAGTTAAAGAAAAGCCATCCACAACAACAGCGGTTCACAGAGAAAAGTACTAAATGGACACTGGAGCCTGTAAATGAAAAGTAGCACAAAACAGAGTCAAATGTGCATTTGCATTGGCAGCCCTGGGGTCCAGTGAAGTCCCAAATCCTATAAACAAAACAGCTCTTAAGAATTTTTCTGAAAGGTCATGAAAGAAGCATGGGAAAAGCAAATTACCCCCAGATAAAGGTCGAGGAATAGTATTATAAAATCATAGTGAAAAGTCTGCTTAGAGAACTACTTGACCCATGACgagtcagtgaaaaaaaaaaaccaggctTCTCAGGGGatttataaaacacaaacacatgatttGGCACCAAACTCGGTCAGCCAAACAACAGAGACCTCCATCTACAGGAGAATAGGAAAATACTCTACACTCTCCCAGGATCACATAACCCTGTGTGCAGGGTTTTCAGCACACTGTCAGAGGGCATCAGAATGCCTGCAGGTACATGCAGGATGTTACAAACACTGGTTTTCATTATGTACCCTAGTGGCATCCCAGTTGCCACAGGGTGAGAACCAGGGtagaccctggacaggtcaaaCTGCAAACATGTAAACCGGAAATATGTCAGGTgagaacaataataatattaagGATAATTTATGACATTATTAGAAAAACTTCAGATCAAATCAAGAATGTGGTAGAGCTGACCtcaagtttaaaaacaaagagagcTTGCTAAagataataatttttaattaagCCACTAAATGGATGTTAAGACTTTACACCaccatatatatgtatattcatGGATACACATATAAATAGTGGACTTTAAGTGGTCTAGATATGCTGTGATCCAGCTGCAGTCATCCATCCATAAGGGTTTGGGGTGGGGGACGGGGTGTCCTGTCCTCACTCCAGGACTAAAAAAACATGTTCGTTTTTGTCATTCTTGAATATGCATCAGCTAGTTGATGATAAAGGCTTTTTAAATGTCTGACTTTTTCAGGATAATCTCCAACATAAACATATGTTGCTCATTCACCACAATATGCGGGCCCTGGTTTTGCCAAGCAAACATGAAAGTGCCACGCTAACACGCCATAAATCTGAGGAGCCACTGAAGCTGCAAACTCGTCCTGACAAGGTTCACTCCCTGTTTCAGCAGCTTTAAGCTAAGTCTTGTGGTCTTCAGTTATGGCAAAGATGGTCAGTGTGTTATCATGTGACCCATGCAATCACTTAACTGTGACAACTGGTTGTATGAGACTGAGAGCTGCAGAATCTAATAAGTGGCTCTTAGGTTGACAAGGTCAAGAGTGAACTTTCAAGCTTGACTGAGCTAAAGTAGCTCTACAGAACACTGCATGTAACATTTTAAGAGGTCTGAGTGGGAATTTGACATTGTGTGACATTTTAAGTACAATAACTGACAGTGTAGCATACATGATGGTATCCCATTGTATATCAGCAGGGATAGATGGGAATATGCCCATTATTGGACCTTGTGTGCAGCAAGGCATGATGTAGATTAAGAAAAATACTAACTAGTATAACTAGtagacaaaagtattgggccacacctcttaatcattgaattcaggtgtgtcccactgccacaggtgtataaaaatcaAGTGATGAGACACAGAGTGTGTAAAAGTCAACGCtttgctgactcagtaactgcagagttccaaacttcctctggcattaacatcagcacaagaactgtgtgctgggagcttcatggcctGGGTTCCATGGaggagcagctcctgtaggtgtaatgcaTAGATAACCCAGTACCTTTTCCCATATACTGTACCAATGGCTGGATAAACACAAAATGTAGAGACAGTGTTACAGATACttctcattttccctctttttctgtGTGATTTCATGGATGAGGTGACTCATTTCTCAGGCTGAGGTTtcagttttttcagtttctttttgtaTTGCTGTTTTAATTAAACCATATTTCACTGTAAATTTCTTTCTTCAGTGACATTCTGCAGTGTGTGCATATTGACACTATGCTTGGAAATTACAAGTCACAATCTAAGCAACTGACATGACAACATGAGAATGTAATATTAGAAACTTTGGATATTTTCAAGATAGATGTTCCTTGCTCTGTAAATTGCTTCtgcaaaatgtacaaaatcCCGTTCTTCAATCTCATGAAAGACAATCTCATGCAGAACTGAACCTGCTTGCTTTTCTGAGCCTGCTTTCTTGAGCCTTCCATGTCAGGTGGGCTGCCAGGTCACCAATTACTTGGTAAGGCTGAGAAAGTAGCAAAGAACCGCCCTGAGCTGCCATGCTATGTTAGCATCATGTTGCTGGCAAGTAGGTAAGTAACGCCtcatttcagttcagtgaaCCTGCTCTCTTTTCTCAGAGGACTTTTAATACGCTTATGTCCCACCTCGAGACCAGTTTGTTAACTTTGACGATTTATGAATGCTTAGTCTACCATGTGGATACAGTGCCACCAGGGGCCAGCACTGAAGCAGGGGGCACTTTGATTTAATACTCTCAGGAACTCATTTTAGTATAAGACTGACAAGTGCCCAGCACTTCAGTGCTGTCATTTGtgaaaatgtttattaaaataGTAAGCAGACAGACTTTATTTCATGTAGCACTTTTCAAAACAGAAGTTTCTCAAAGGCTCTCAAAAATGTaaagactgagacagacagaaaaataagaAGCAGTGAGTGTAGATCCCACAAAAACaacatatagaaaatatatagaCATATAGACAACATATAGAAATAGCctgaatgatttttttcccccctacaTAAATCACAATATATGTTAATGTTAACTTCACGATTGACTAGGTGCTTTTGtggatttaacatttttttgtaaataatttgAGAAAAAGTTTTGGAGGCTTAGAAgttacaagaaaaaagaaaagaaaagaaaaagacaaagaaaaaaaaagggaagtgcCATCCACCAGCTGCCTTTTATTAACATATAGtcaaagtaaaaagaaagtacaccctttTTAAATTCTACGGTTCTGTGTATCagaaaataacaacaataatccGGTCCTTTGCAGGTCTTAAAAATAGGTAAACAATGTGAAATGaactacaaaacatgacatattaccgtgtgtcattatttatttaacaaaaactaaa
It contains:
- the LOC115797252 gene encoding carboxypeptidase Z-like, which translates into the protein MEHKCRKMNSMLLILPQLLVLASCTPPRCDPRFRGLCRPIVEEKPKCTDLMLSYCDDMSYTQTMFPNLLGHKTRLDAEAGPEYLLISVAESLLGGECNPEIRMLGCSVLAPRCENEKVLKPCRSTCDTVRKRCSDTFERIQMAWPYFLDCDRFFVSDQEGCYDPLEGLRAQEYDEAGDTMENYLTADSPDTLQFTYHSNTEMISALKKTEEQCSDIARTYSIGHSMEGRELLVIEFSNNPGEHELLEPEIKYIGNMHGNEVLGRQLLIYLAQHLCSEYLLGNERIQTLINTTRIHILPSMNPDGYEIAVSGVSDNNYDEQDQRYDSWNIGRNNAQNLDLNRNFPDLTSIVYNRRRQKGYRTDHVPIPDYYWFGKVAPETYAVMKWIRSIPFVLSANFHDGDLVVSYPYDLSKHPLGRDMFSPTPDDKVFKFLARTYADAHETMSNENARCGSSRTHSQKGITNGAQWSNLAGGMQDFNYLHTNCFEVTVNVGCDRFPPEEELAFAWHENQEALIAFLEAVHRGIKGIVKDEEGNGIKGARISVRGIQHDITTAENGDYWRLLTPGIHIVSASAKGYTRATKKIHLPSHMKTSGRVDFVLQKAPLDSDTQEEDHTLPSMGTYDQFDPYNLYQRYIQMADLDHNREARAEKPRWWNYFALPGMPAPTWLLKQY